Below is a genomic region from Bacillus mycoides.
CACTTGATGATACACTAGATTGTTCTGCTAATTTTCGTACTTCATCAGCAACAATTGCAAAGCCTCTTCCATGCTCACCAGCTCTTGCAGCCTCAATTGCAGCATTTAAAGCTAGAAGATTTGTCTGATCTGCAATATTTTGAATAACTTCTAAAATATCACCAATTTGCTTTGATTTGTTATTCAACAACTGAATAACAGCATCTGACTGTGAAACAGATTCCGCAATAGATTGCATTTGATTTACTGTTTTTCCAACTAGCTTTCCACCATCTTCTGCTTTTTCGCGAGTGTGAGCAGAAGCAGTATTAATAGATGATGAGCTATTTGCTACATGTTGAATCCCTTCTGTTACATCAAACAGTAACATAGCACCATTTTCTACGCTTGCTGTTTGCGTCGTTGCACCACTTGATATTTCATCCATTGCTGATGTAATTTGTTCAGTCGCTTCACTCGCTTGTCTCACACTTGCTGTTAACTCTTCAGATGCAGCTGCAACATGCCCTGCTGAAGTATTAATTCTTCCAATTAACGTTCTTAGTGAATCTGTCATTTCATTAAAACCTTTTGCAAGTTGACCGATTTCATCGTTTGAATGAATTTCAATTGTTTGCGTTAAATCTCCTTCACTTATTTCTTTAGAAGTGGCAACTAATCTCTTTAAAGGTTTTGTAATAGAAAGAGTTACGAAATAAATAAGTGCCCCTCCTACAACTAATGAAATAAGCATAACAATTAACATATTATAAAATACAGGCTGAGCAGCTTCAATTACTTCATTTGAGTACATCGTTCCACCGATTTTCCAACCTGTTTTTAAGTTTGTAGCAAATACCATTTTCTTTTCACTACCATCATACGTGTATGAAAAAGTGCCTTGATTATCTTCGTAAATTCTCTTTGCCCAAGAATCAGCTGCTTTATCTCCTGGTTTTTCTTGAGGATGCGCAATTATTTTTTGTTTTCCATCTAAAATGAAAGTATATCCTTTTTTACCAATATTGATTAACTTTGTTGTTTTCAATAAATTCTCTAAACTTAAATCTACCGCAACAACACCATTTTTATCTTCTGTTTGTTTCGCAATCGTTACGACAATATGTCCATTTCCTTTCGCCTTATACGGTTCAGTGACCACGATTCCACCTTGTTTACTCACTGCATCTTTATACCAAGAACGAGTTGTTGGATCATAATCTGCTGCCATTTGTATATTTGGTTCTTGCACAAACTTCTTATCATTGCCGGCAACATATACTTGTTCAATATCTTTATTTAAATTAATATATTGAGATAATACCTTTCTTAATTCATCTTGATTATCTCCTTGATACATATCACTATGAATCACTCGTGCAAAGTTATTTACTTCGTTAAATTTCGCCTCAATCATTTGATTGATTAAATTATCTAATATTTTTATATTATCGTGAGCACTACTCGTAATTTGTGATTCAAAATTCTTTTTAGCCGTTTGATAAGACATTCCTCCAATAATAGAGACAGCCGCAATTAAAATTATCAAAAATGAAATTAATAGCTTTTTTGCTACTTTTATATCTCGAAACCACCTTAACAGTTTACTCATTACAAACCTCATACATTTAAATATTAAGTTTTAAAGATAAATAACCAATTATGAATATATCCCATTCCCTATCCTCTATTTTTACAATTCGTTTTTGATAAACACCTTGTAAAGTTTAAACAAATATTCTCCCTTTGTCTATATATATGAATAATATTATTATAAAATTTACAAATACAAAAAACCAAAGGAATAGTCCTTTGGTTTTTTACATTTTTTTATGTTGTTTAGAAATCTTCTTCCACTTATCACGCTCAGCTCTTGCGAGAATAGCATCTTGTTTTCTCATAACATATGCCAATTCTCTTTGCAGCTTTTTATAGCTTAGTAAGCGCTCTACGGGTATAGTTCCGTTATCTATAGCATTTCGCACTGCACATCCTGGTTCACCTTCATGTTTACAATCTCGAAAGCGGCAAGTATTTGCAAGATCTTCAATATCGGAAAATGTAGTTTGAATTGCCGTGCTTCCTTCCCAAAGCTGAAGTTCCCTCATACCAGGCGTATCAATTACTAAACCGCCACTCGGTAATTGGAACAATTCACGGTGAGTTGTCGTATGCCTTCCTTTACTATCTTCTTCACGTATATCTCCGGTTTTTGCTACATCTGTTCCTATTAATGCATTTAATAAAGTAGATTTCCCTGCACCTGAAGATCCAACTAAAGCAATTGTTTTTCCTGGTGAAACAAATTGTTGCAATAATTCTATTCCGACGTACACTAAGCTATCAACAACAAATATAGGAACACCGATTGCTACCGCTTCAGTTTCTGCAATTTTCTGTTCCACATCTTCACATAAACTACTCTTCGTTAAAACAATAACAGGCATTGCACCGCTCTCATAAGCCACCAGCAAATAACGTTCCATCCTTCTTACGTTGAAATCATGGTTAAGTGCATTCACTAAAAATAGATAATCTACATTTGTTGCGATAATTTGTTCTTCAGTTCTGTTACCAGCTTCTTGTCTTGAAAAAGAACTTCTTCTCGGAAAAATACGGTGAATAATTGCCTTTTTCTCATTTTCTATTTTCTTTATATATACCCAATCCCCAACTGCCGGATAATCTCCCTTCGTTAACGCTTCATGACGAAACTTCCCAGACAGTTCCGCTACATATTCACCATCATTACAAATAATCCGATATATATGCTTATGCTCAAGTAAAATACGCCCTACTTCATAGTTCTCTACAGCTTGTTCTTCAAAAAAAGAATCCCATCCGAAAGATTCTAAAATATTTTGATCCAAATTGATATCCTCCCTAGTTTGAACTTAGTGGAAGGATTGTGCGCTCACTTATAGAGTATCGCCCTTTCCGTCCACCTTTGTATTTGGTTTATTATTCATATAAGTTAATTTCGCCATAATACATCACCCCGTTCTAATTTTAATTACTCTCATTATATGGAATATCCCATTAAAAAGCTACCTTATTTAACGTAATTTTCAAATAACTTATTTTTTAGCATTTTAATTTGTCCGCGATGACTAATTTCATCTTCTAGCACATGAAACCAAAGGTAGTGCTGATTTACGCTACGCCATTAGGCCACTTTCTTTCTGACATTAGCCATTCGTCATCCTGTTCACTCAAACACTTTAGTGTTTCTTCTCTCACTTTTTGCAAAAGTTGTACATAATACGGTATGTCATAGCCACGAATAGATTTCCCTGCTTCCCCTAAATACAGTGCATCTTCCCATATTTCTAATTCTTCTTTTGTAAAGTCACGCTTTTGAAATGAAATAAGCTGATGTGCTTTTTCAATAGCTGCTATATGCTTTAGTAACGCTCCGATGGAATTCCCTCCACTCGGCATAATTAAATCTAATTGCTCAACTGATAGCTCGTTTATTTCCTGTAATGTTACAGCCCTCGTATGTTCCAGCATGCTTACTAATTCCCCTATATTTTTTGTATAACCATCTACACTTCTTATTCGATAATCTATATTCATATCACGCACCCCTTTCTACATTCATATTAAGGAATAACCGCTTCATATAATAGACTGAAATATATCAGATTTTTCTGTTACAATTAAATTGAATACGGAATAAACCTAAACAAACTTTCTCAATATGCTTATATGAAATATTAAAAGGAATCAATATAAAATTATCGAATCTTATTCACTAAAAGGAGTGGATTCGATGGAAATGTATCAATGGCTAACCGCAGTTCTCGTTGGTGGCATTACTGGCTTCGTTTCCCATCTAATCAATAACCAAGGCAAGT
It encodes:
- a CDS encoding methyl-accepting chemotaxis protein, whose amino-acid sequence is MSKLLRWFRDIKVAKKLLISFLIILIAAVSIIGGMSYQTAKKNFESQITSSAHDNIKILDNLINQMIEAKFNEVNNFARVIHSDMYQGDNQDELRKVLSQYINLNKDIEQVYVAGNDKKFVQEPNIQMAADYDPTTRSWYKDAVSKQGGIVVTEPYKAKGNGHIVVTIAKQTEDKNGVVAVDLSLENLLKTTKLINIGKKGYTFILDGKQKIIAHPQEKPGDKAADSWAKRIYEDNQGTFSYTYDGSEKKMVFATNLKTGWKIGGTMYSNEVIEAAQPVFYNMLIVMLISLVVGGALIYFVTLSITKPLKRLVATSKEISEGDLTQTIEIHSNDEIGQLAKGFNEMTDSLRTLIGRINTSAGHVAAASEELTASVRQASEATEQITSAMDEISSGATTQTASVENGAMLLFDVTEGIQHVANSSSSINTASAHTREKAEDGGKLVGKTVNQMQSIAESVSQSDAVIQLLNNKSKQIGDILEVIQNIADQTNLLALNAAIEAARAGEHGRGFAIVADEVRKLAEQSSVSSSEISKLICEIQDDMSKTVKSMNNVNEEVQSGLVIANETKQNFTEILQSTNEIADQIKTMVETANGMSKGANEVSISVGQIAMTAQNNATSTQSVAASAEEQLASMEEIGSAAGTLSQMAEELQVLIERFKV
- the rsgA gene encoding ribosome small subunit-dependent GTPase A, giving the protein MDQNILESFGWDSFFEEQAVENYEVGRILLEHKHIYRIICNDGEYVAELSGKFRHEALTKGDYPAVGDWVYIKKIENEKKAIIHRIFPRRSSFSRQEAGNRTEEQIIATNVDYLFLVNALNHDFNVRRMERYLLVAYESGAMPVIVLTKSSLCEDVEQKIAETEAVAIGVPIFVVDSLVYVGIELLQQFVSPGKTIALVGSSGAGKSTLLNALIGTDVAKTGDIREEDSKGRHTTTHRELFQLPSGGLVIDTPGMRELQLWEGSTAIQTTFSDIEDLANTCRFRDCKHEGEPGCAVRNAIDNGTIPVERLLSYKKLQRELAYVMRKQDAILARAERDKWKKISKQHKKM